The following coding sequences lie in one Candidatus Jidaibacter acanthamoeba genomic window:
- a CDS encoding ankyrin repeat domain-containing protein has translation KPEFINSSNKYGANAFLLAAWNGNLDAVKYLLELKPEFIDSVDKDGANAFLLAARNGKLDIMKYLLQLKPEFINSSNKYGANAFLV, from the coding sequence AAACCTGAGTTCATTAATTCATCAAATAAATATGGAGCCAATGCATTTTTACTTGCTGCTTGGAATGGAAACTTAGATGCGGTGAAATATCTTCTTGAGCTAAAACCTGAGTTTATAGATTCAGTAGATAAAGATGGAGCTAATGCTTTCTTACTTGCTGCTAGGAATGGGAAATTAGATATAATGAAGTATCTATTACAACTGAAACCTGAGTTCATTAATTCATCAAATAAATATGGAGCCAATGCATTTTTAGTTG